One part of the Polycyclovorans algicola TG408 genome encodes these proteins:
- a CDS encoding type II toxin-antitoxin system Phd/YefM family antitoxin produces MREAKSQLSKLGEMAWSGEKIVIAKAGKPYLDLIPHKAERKERTPGRLKGQITMAPDFEVTPQEIIDGFEGR; encoded by the coding sequence ATGCGCGAAGCCAAGTCACAGCTTTCAAAGCTCGGCGAAATGGCTTGGAGTGGCGAGAAGATCGTCATTGCCAAGGCGGGCAAACCGTATTTGGACCTGATCCCCCACAAGGCCGAGCGCAAGGAACGCACGCCGGGCCGCCTGAAGGGACAGATCACAATGGCGCCCGACTTCGAGGTGACGCCCCAAGAGATCATCGACGGGTTTGAAGGGCGATAG
- a CDS encoding IS630 family transposase has translation MTGRKPIGLELTPTEQSELEQWARRRKTPSADKQRAQIILGCSLGLSGREVGQRCGVTTQTVSKWRRRFEQYRIAGLSDAPRTGRPRTINDDKVSEVIEKTLHSRPAKATHWSTTLMAEETALNAMAVSRIWRAFGLKPHRLETFKLSTDPHFVDKVHDIVGLYLNPPDRALVLCVDEKSQIQALNRTQPGLPLRFGSAETTTHDYVRHGTTTLFAALDIATGEVIGRLHRRHRSAEFLAFLRALDREVPKHLDIHLILDNYGTHKTEAVRAWFAARPRYHLHFTPTSASWLNLVERFFSLLSQRWIKRNAHTSTNDLERSIRHYLKTYNQDPKPFVWRKSADEIISAIARLSDRINNKVNFC, from the coding sequence ATGACGGGACGCAAACCCATTGGGCTGGAGCTGACACCCACCGAGCAATCGGAGTTGGAGCAGTGGGCTCGTCGTCGCAAGACGCCGTCGGCGGACAAGCAGCGTGCGCAGATCATTCTGGGGTGCAGCCTTGGATTGTCGGGCCGCGAAGTGGGACAGCGCTGCGGGGTGACGACGCAAACCGTGTCGAAGTGGCGGCGGCGTTTTGAGCAGTACCGGATCGCGGGATTGAGCGATGCGCCGCGCACGGGTCGACCGCGCACGATTAACGACGACAAAGTGTCGGAAGTCATTGAGAAGACTTTGCATAGCCGTCCAGCCAAGGCGACGCACTGGTCGACGACTTTGATGGCCGAAGAGACTGCCCTCAATGCCATGGCAGTCAGCCGCATCTGGCGCGCCTTTGGGCTCAAGCCGCACCGGCTGGAAACCTTCAAGTTGTCGACCGATCCGCACTTTGTTGACAAAGTGCACGACATCGTCGGTCTGTATCTGAATCCGCCAGATCGTGCCTTGGTGTTGTGCGTTGATGAAAAAAGCCAGATTCAAGCCCTGAACCGTACCCAACCTGGCTTGCCGTTGCGTTTCGGGTCTGCCGAAACCACGACCCACGACTATGTGCGACACGGCACGACGACCTTGTTCGCAGCGCTGGATATCGCCACCGGCGAAGTCATTGGTCGCTTGCACCGGCGGCATCGCAGTGCGGAGTTCCTGGCGTTCCTGCGCGCACTGGATCGTGAGGTGCCCAAGCACCTCGATATTCATCTCATTCTCGACAATTACGGCACGCACAAAACCGAAGCGGTCCGCGCTTGGTTTGCCGCCAGACCGCGCTATCACCTGCACTTCACCCCGACCTCAGCTTCCTGGCTCAATCTGGTAGAACGCTTTTTCTCGCTGTTGTCACAGCGGTGGATCAAACGTAACGCCCACACCAGTACCAACGACCTTGAGCGATCCATCCGCCACTACCTCAAAACCTACAACCAGGACCCCAAACCCTTCGTATGGCGCAAATCCGCCGATGAAATCATCTCGGCTATCGCCCGCCTCTCTGATCGAATCAATAATAAAGTGAACTTTTGTTAA
- a CDS encoding dihydrofolate reductase family protein, which yields MRKITVGAMVSMDGVMQAPGGPAEDPTRGFTFGGWVMSYFDEAFGEELDHLFSADFDLLLGRKTYEIFAAYWPYYDEDDADGGIAKRFNEISKYVVSRSGEVDTGWAGSVLLRGMADVKRLKQEDGPALVTQGSTELVHALLANDLVDAMTIFTVPIVLGGGKKLFADGAVPGSFKLARSRVTPNGVIIGHYAREGVLTIGDMPPESPSAREIARRARMARED from the coding sequence ATGCGCAAGATTACCGTCGGTGCCATGGTGTCCATGGATGGCGTGATGCAAGCCCCGGGCGGACCGGCCGAGGATCCGACTCGGGGCTTCACGTTTGGCGGCTGGGTGATGTCGTATTTCGACGAGGCGTTCGGCGAAGAGCTGGACCATCTCTTCAGCGCAGATTTTGATCTTCTGCTGGGCCGCAAGACCTACGAGATTTTCGCGGCGTACTGGCCTTACTACGATGAAGATGATGCCGATGGGGGCATCGCCAAGCGGTTCAACGAGATCAGCAAGTACGTGGTGTCGCGCAGTGGGGAAGTCGATACGGGCTGGGCGGGTTCGGTGCTGCTGCGCGGCATGGCCGACGTGAAGCGCCTGAAGCAGGAGGACGGTCCCGCCCTCGTCACGCAGGGCAGTACCGAGCTGGTGCATGCGTTGCTCGCAAACGATCTGGTGGACGCCATGACAATTTTCACGGTGCCCATCGTGCTGGGCGGCGGCAAGAAGCTGTTCGCCGACGGCGCGGTGCCGGGTTCGTTCAAGCTCGCAAGATCCCGCGTCACTCCAAATGGCGTGATCATCGGCCACTACGCACGCGAAGGCGTCCTCACGATTGGTGACATGCCGCCCGAATCACCCAGCGCGCGCGAGATTGCCCGCCGGGCGCGCATGGCACGTGAGGACTGA
- a CDS encoding helix-turn-helix domain-containing protein: protein MTAHILAQLMDSSVLDAAAVARFRALLQREGRDLPTMVRQGEQTPLSWFGEVFDDLDADQAATMGYAAGEQARLTSFTPLSLPLVSAANIHEALRLLAFLPLIANVLTARFIDREDDVAIVLTASSGDPILDRFPVFYCAAALMRLLRLLASEPLDLVIHIAWPQPAGFDQHPECQAGRLRFDAPLHHIVVPRSTLLADCRFADPIAYQTELTTLQDRMVTLGATHDITERVRHLVDTQHSLIAIDDAARQLHMTVSTLKRRLSEANTSFRALRESVLKDRAMLLLTGTSLSLESIASALGYSDLANFSHAFKRWTGTAPGAFRKGLTAASVRCESSGMD, encoded by the coding sequence ATGACCGCGCATATTCTTGCGCAGTTGATGGACTCGTCCGTGCTGGACGCCGCCGCTGTCGCCCGGTTTCGCGCCTTGCTGCAACGGGAAGGTCGCGATCTGCCGACGATGGTGCGTCAGGGCGAGCAAACGCCGCTGAGTTGGTTCGGTGAAGTGTTTGACGACCTTGACGCCGACCAAGCGGCCACCATGGGCTATGCCGCCGGGGAACAGGCACGGCTGACTTCATTCACGCCACTGAGCCTGCCCCTGGTGAGCGCCGCCAACATTCATGAGGCGCTGCGGCTGTTGGCTTTTCTACCGCTGATCGCCAATGTGTTGACCGCGCGTTTTATCGACCGCGAGGACGATGTGGCCATTGTGCTCACCGCCTCATCCGGCGACCCGATACTGGATCGCTTTCCGGTCTTTTATTGCGCGGCGGCGCTCATGCGCCTGTTGCGCCTGCTGGCCTCAGAGCCGCTGGATCTCGTCATCCACATCGCCTGGCCACAACCGGCGGGATTCGATCAGCACCCGGAATGCCAGGCCGGTCGCTTACGCTTTGACGCACCGCTGCATCACATTGTGGTGCCGCGCAGCACGCTACTCGCCGACTGCCGTTTCGCCGACCCCATTGCCTATCAAACCGAGTTGACCACCCTGCAAGACCGCATGGTGACGCTGGGCGCCACCCACGACATCACCGAGCGCGTCCGGCATCTGGTCGACACCCAGCACAGCCTGATCGCCATTGACGACGCAGCCCGGCAACTGCACATGACCGTGAGCACCCTCAAGCGGCGGCTCTCAGAGGCCAACACCAGCTTCCGCGCACTTCGGGAATCGGTATTGAAAGACCGTGCGATGCTGCTGCTCACGGGCACATCGCTGTCACTGGAATCCATCGCCAGCGCCCTTGGGTACAGCGACCTCGCCAACTTCTCACACGCCTTCAAGCGATGGACCGGCACCGCGCCCGGCGCCTTCCGCAAGGGCTTAACCGCAGCGTCTGTGCGATGTGAAAGTTCAGGGATGGATTGA
- a CDS encoding EthD domain-containing protein, whose translation MEKVIYLLWCPEGLDTESWGATLRDTLPQTLTQLGVHSARLNIDDADVAAAQALRQQRMAVQPGALLQVCIDCANDALRAPIDAAIAACCQQHAAYLVTESVPLHNTKHPAHKGQRTLGFAQLALLQRTPRMDPETWRHHWQTVQTPMAIETQDTFEYVQNTIVRALTKEAPAIDAIVEECFPAAAMTDPYAFFNAVGDEAAFQRNLARMMNSVNRFLDLPIDCIPSSQYRLI comes from the coding sequence ATGGAAAAAGTCATCTACCTGCTCTGGTGCCCTGAAGGACTCGACACCGAGTCCTGGGGCGCCACGCTGCGTGACACGCTGCCGCAAACGCTGACCCAGCTCGGCGTGCACAGCGCCCGCCTCAATATCGACGATGCCGATGTCGCCGCCGCGCAGGCCCTACGTCAGCAGCGCATGGCGGTGCAGCCGGGCGCCCTGCTGCAAGTCTGTATTGACTGCGCTAACGACGCGCTGCGCGCCCCCATCGACGCCGCCATCGCCGCATGCTGCCAGCAGCATGCGGCCTATCTGGTCACCGAATCCGTCCCGCTGCACAACACCAAGCATCCGGCGCACAAAGGCCAGCGCACCCTCGGATTCGCGCAGCTCGCGCTGCTGCAACGCACGCCGCGGATGGACCCCGAAACCTGGCGCCATCACTGGCAGACCGTGCAAACGCCCATGGCCATCGAAACCCAGGACACCTTCGAGTACGTGCAGAACACCATCGTGCGTGCGCTCACCAAAGAAGCGCCCGCCATCGACGCCATTGTCGAAGAATGCTTCCCCGCCGCAGCCATGACCGACCCCTACGCCTTCTTCAATGCGGTTGGAGACGAAGCCGCTTTCCAGCGCAACCTCGCGCGCATGATGAACAGCGTGAACCGCTTCCTGGATCTGCCCATTGACTGCATTCCCAGCAGTCAGTACCGGCTGATTTGA
- a CDS encoding SDR family oxidoreductase: protein MLLKDKIVIVSGIGPGLGVKLAVEAAREGAAGVVLAARSAEKLDDAEQRVAALGVNAKVIKCVTDITDRAQCERLVKATVEAFGRIDALVNSAFVHGAMDYVSNADLDSWVEPMNTNLIGTLKLTQSVLPQMKSQGGGAIVMINTMAARQVPPLGEAGYAASKAALANSAKYLAKEVGKDGIRVNSVHMGWMWGAPVIGYFEWQASEQGVPVEQLKAPIEASIPLGRIPTDDECARAALFLVSDYASAITGAALDANGGAYMP from the coding sequence ATGTTGCTGAAAGACAAGATTGTCATCGTGTCCGGCATTGGCCCCGGCCTTGGCGTCAAGCTGGCCGTGGAAGCCGCGCGCGAAGGTGCCGCCGGCGTCGTGCTGGCCGCGCGCAGCGCAGAGAAGCTGGACGACGCCGAACAGCGCGTTGCGGCGCTGGGTGTGAACGCCAAGGTGATCAAGTGCGTCACCGACATCACCGACCGCGCGCAGTGCGAGCGACTGGTGAAAGCCACCGTCGAAGCCTTCGGCCGCATCGATGCGCTGGTGAACAGCGCCTTTGTCCACGGCGCCATGGACTACGTCTCCAATGCCGACCTCGACAGCTGGGTCGAGCCGATGAACACCAACCTCATCGGCACCCTCAAGCTGACGCAGAGCGTGCTGCCGCAGATGAAGTCGCAGGGTGGCGGCGCCATCGTCATGATCAACACCATGGCCGCGCGCCAGGTGCCGCCGCTGGGCGAGGCCGGCTACGCCGCCTCCAAGGCCGCGCTGGCCAACTCCGCCAAGTACCTCGCCAAGGAAGTCGGCAAAGACGGCATCCGCGTCAACTCCGTGCACATGGGCTGGATGTGGGGCGCGCCGGTGATCGGTTATTTCGAATGGCAGGCCAGCGAACAGGGCGTGCCGGTCGAACAGCTCAAGGCCCCCATCGAAGCCAGCATCCCCCTGGGCCGCATCCCCACCGACGACGAATGCGCCCGCGCCGCGCTGTTCCTTGTGTCCGACTACGCCAGCGCCATCACCGGCGCCGCGCTCGACGCCAACGGCGGCGCCTACATGCCGTAA
- a CDS encoding IS630 family transposase encodes MTGRKPIGLELTPTEQSELEQWARRRKTPSADKQRAQIILGCSLGLSGREVGQRCGVTTQTVSKWRRRFEQYRIAGLSDAPRTGRPRTINDDKVSEVIEKTLHSGPAKATHWSTTLMAEETALNAMAVSRIWRAFGLKPHRLETFKLSTDPHFVDKVHDIVGLYLNPPDRALVLCVDEKSQIQALNRTQPGLPLRFGSAETTTHDYVRHGTTTLFAALDIATGEVIGRLHRRHRSAEFLAFLRALDREVPKHLDIHLILDNYGTHKTEAVRAWFAARPRYHLHFTPTSASWLNLVERFFSLLSQRWIKRNAHTSTNDLERSIRHYLKTYNQDPKPFVWRKSADEIISAIARLSDRINNKVNFC; translated from the coding sequence ATGACGGGACGCAAACCCATTGGGCTGGAGCTGACACCCACCGAGCAATCGGAGTTGGAGCAGTGGGCTCGTCGTCGCAAGACGCCGTCGGCGGACAAGCAGCGTGCGCAGATCATTCTGGGGTGCAGCCTTGGATTGTCGGGCCGCGAAGTGGGACAGCGCTGCGGGGTGACGACGCAAACCGTGTCGAAGTGGCGGCGGCGTTTTGAGCAGTACCGGATCGCGGGATTGAGCGATGCGCCGCGCACGGGTCGACCGCGCACGATTAACGACGACAAAGTGTCGGAAGTCATTGAGAAGACTTTGCATAGCGGTCCAGCCAAGGCGACGCACTGGTCGACGACTTTGATGGCCGAAGAGACTGCCCTCAATGCCATGGCAGTCAGCCGCATCTGGCGCGCCTTTGGGCTCAAGCCGCACCGGCTGGAAACCTTCAAGTTGTCGACCGATCCGCACTTTGTTGACAAAGTGCACGACATCGTCGGTCTGTATCTGAATCCGCCAGATCGTGCCTTGGTGTTGTGCGTTGATGAAAAAAGCCAGATTCAAGCCCTGAACCGTACCCAACCTGGCTTGCCGTTGCGTTTCGGGTCTGCCGAAACCACGACCCACGACTATGTGCGACACGGCACGACGACCTTGTTCGCAGCGCTGGATATCGCCACCGGCGAAGTCATTGGTCGCTTGCACCGGCGGCATCGCAGTGCGGAGTTCCTGGCGTTCCTGCGCGCACTGGATCGTGAGGTGCCCAAGCACCTCGATATTCATCTCATTCTCGACAATTACGGCACGCACAAAACCGAAGCGGTCCGCGCTTGGTTTGCCGCCAGACCGCGCTATCACCTGCACTTCACCCCGACCTCAGCTTCCTGGCTCAATCTGGTAGAACGCTTTTTCTCGCTGTTGTCACAGCGGTGGATCAAACGTAACGCCCACACCAGTACCAACGACCTTGAGCGATCCATCCGCCACTACCTCAAAACCTACAACCAGGACCCCAAACCCTTCGTATGGCGCAAATCCGCCGATGAAATCATCTCGGCTATCGCCCGCCTCTCTGATCGAATCAATAATAAAGTGAACTTTTGTTAA
- a CDS encoding helix-turn-helix domain-containing protein: MKFDEHLTDDALLTLIGQRLTQRRLAQNLTQQQLADQAGLGLRTVQRLEQGTAATQLSGFVRVCRVLGLVARFDLLVPEAVPSPMAQLKLQGRQRQRASSPRQAKDKPAGKSAPWTWGEPQ, translated from the coding sequence ATGAAATTCGACGAACATCTGACTGATGACGCGCTGCTCACGCTGATCGGCCAGCGGCTGACGCAACGGCGGCTGGCCCAGAACCTCACGCAGCAGCAACTGGCCGATCAGGCGGGTTTGGGTCTGCGCACGGTGCAGCGGCTGGAGCAGGGCACTGCGGCGACGCAGCTTTCGGGCTTTGTGCGGGTCTGTCGGGTGCTGGGTTTGGTGGCGCGGTTTGATCTGTTGGTGCCGGAGGCCGTACCCAGCCCGATGGCGCAGTTGAAGCTGCAGGGCCGCCAGCGGCAACGCGCCAGCAGCCCAAGGCAGGCCAAGGACAAACCTGCAGGCAAGTCGGCCCCGTGGACCTGGGGTGAGCCACAGTGA
- a CDS encoding IS5 family transposase, translating to MKQLSLASGFEVSSKRTRKRVFLEEMDQVVPWRELVALIEPHYWGKASTGRPPFPCELMLRIHFLQQWFGHSDPAMEESLHDVPLYREFIGIDPGADRLPDESTILRFRHLLEQHKLAPAMLQLINELLRTRGLMLKAGTAIDATLIHAPSSTKNSSGERDPEMHQTKKGNQWFFGMKAHIGVDADSGLVHAVAGTAANVHDLTPVDELLHGDEEHVHTDAGYQGIDKREELKHHTVEWQVAMRPGKRRALPDTPMGKLISEIEKTKARIRAKVEHPFRVIKRQFGYTKVRYRGLAKNTAQLQTLFALSNLWMVRRRLMVAG from the coding sequence ATGAAGCAGTTGAGCCTTGCGTCTGGGTTTGAAGTGTCCTCTAAACGCACGCGCAAGCGGGTGTTTCTTGAAGAGATGGACCAGGTGGTGCCCTGGCGCGAGCTGGTAGCGCTGATTGAGCCCCACTACTGGGGTAAAGCCTCGACGGGTCGCCCACCGTTTCCCTGCGAGCTGATGCTGCGAATTCACTTCCTGCAACAGTGGTTCGGGCACTCCGATCCCGCCATGGAAGAATCCCTTCACGATGTGCCGCTGTATCGCGAGTTCATTGGTATTGATCCCGGAGCCGATCGTCTACCCGACGAGAGCACCATCCTGCGCTTCCGGCATTTGCTCGAACAGCACAAGCTGGCCCCCGCCATGCTGCAACTGATCAATGAACTGCTGCGCACACGGGGGCTGATGCTCAAAGCCGGTACCGCCATTGACGCCACCCTGATCCACGCCCCCAGTTCGACCAAGAACAGCAGCGGCGAGCGCGATCCGGAAATGCACCAAACGAAGAAAGGGAATCAGTGGTTCTTTGGTATGAAAGCCCACATCGGTGTGGATGCTGACTCCGGGCTGGTGCACGCCGTTGCGGGTACTGCTGCCAACGTCCATGACCTGACGCCGGTCGACGAGCTGCTGCATGGAGATGAAGAGCATGTGCACACCGACGCGGGCTACCAGGGCATCGACAAGCGCGAAGAACTCAAGCACCACACCGTTGAGTGGCAGGTCGCGATGCGCCCCGGCAAGCGCCGGGCATTGCCCGACACACCGATGGGCAAACTGATCAGCGAAATTGAAAAAACCAAGGCGCGCATTCGCGCCAAGGTCGAACATCCTTTCCGGGTGATCAAGCGCCAGTTTGGCTACACCAAGGTTCGCTACCGGGGATTGGCCAAGAACACTGCCCAATTGCAAACCCTGTTTGCCCTTTCCAACCTGTGGATGGTGAGGCGACGACTGATGGTTGCGGGATAG
- a CDS encoding cytochrome P450 produces MKTTATRWADQTLNHALNKVQSTVPMDLQIKGMHLLQKARHRVLGKTPATPMVEQPLPPVEGLALERIDVTSPFLYRQGLWQSYFKRLRDEAPVHWQGHTPFGGIWSITRYDDILAVDKDHERFSAEPFIIMGEPPDGLALEMFIAMDPPRHDQQRKAVQSVVAPKNLQEMEGLIRSRVQEVLDELPTDEAFDWVPRVSVELTARMLATLLDFPYEERHKLVYWSDLASGSVEATGGTSTADDIFTGLPDMARQFMQLWHDKAARLAAGEKPGFDLITLMQSSPDTRDLIKRPMEFLGNLALLIVGGNDTTRNSMSGGVYALNQFPDEFAKLKANPALIPNMVSEIIRWQTPLAYMRRVATQDTVLGGQFIRKGDKLVMWYASGNRDERKFEQPDAFIIDRPDARQHMAFGFGIHRCMGNRLAELQLKILWEELLARFETIEVLSEPERVQSNFVRGYSKMMVRLTRKAG; encoded by the coding sequence ATGAAGACCACCGCCACGCGTTGGGCCGACCAGACGCTGAACCACGCCCTGAACAAGGTGCAGTCCACTGTGCCCATGGACCTGCAGATCAAGGGCATGCACCTGCTCCAGAAGGCGCGTCATCGCGTGCTGGGCAAGACGCCCGCCACGCCGATGGTGGAACAGCCGCTGCCGCCGGTGGAGGGCTTGGCACTGGAGCGCATCGACGTGACCAGCCCCTTTTTGTACCGGCAGGGCTTATGGCAGTCGTACTTCAAGCGCCTGCGCGACGAGGCGCCGGTGCACTGGCAGGGCCATACGCCGTTCGGCGGCATTTGGTCCATCACGCGCTACGACGACATCCTGGCCGTGGACAAGGACCACGAACGCTTTTCGGCCGAGCCTTTCATCATCATGGGCGAGCCACCCGATGGCCTGGCGCTGGAAATGTTCATCGCCATGGACCCGCCGCGCCACGATCAGCAGCGCAAGGCCGTGCAGAGCGTCGTGGCGCCCAAGAACCTGCAAGAGATGGAAGGGCTGATCCGCTCGCGCGTGCAGGAGGTACTGGACGAACTGCCCACCGATGAAGCCTTCGACTGGGTGCCGCGCGTGTCGGTTGAACTCACCGCGCGCATGCTCGCCACGCTGCTCGACTTCCCCTACGAGGAGCGTCACAAGCTGGTGTACTGGTCGGACCTCGCCTCCGGCAGCGTGGAGGCCACCGGCGGCACCTCGACCGCGGACGACATCTTCACCGGCCTGCCGGACATGGCGCGGCAGTTCATGCAGCTCTGGCACGACAAGGCCGCGCGCCTAGCCGCAGGCGAGAAGCCCGGCTTTGACTTGATCACGCTCATGCAGTCCAGCCCGGACACGCGCGACCTGATCAAGCGGCCGATGGAGTTTCTGGGCAACCTCGCGCTGCTTATCGTGGGCGGCAATGACACCACGCGTAATTCCATGAGCGGCGGCGTGTACGCGCTCAACCAGTTCCCCGACGAGTTCGCCAAGCTCAAGGCCAACCCGGCGCTGATTCCCAACATGGTCTCGGAAATCATCCGCTGGCAGACGCCGCTGGCCTACATGCGTCGCGTGGCGACGCAGGATACGGTGCTGGGCGGACAGTTCATCCGCAAGGGCGACAAGCTAGTGATGTGGTACGCCAGCGGCAACCGCGACGAGCGCAAGTTTGAGCAACCGGACGCCTTCATCATCGACCGCCCCGACGCGCGCCAGCACATGGCCTTCGGCTTTGGCATCCATCGCTGCATGGGCAACCGCCTGGCCGAGCTGCAACTGAAGATTTTGTGGGAAGAACTGCTGGCGCGCTTCGAGACGATCGAGGTGCTGTCGGAGCCGGAACGGGTGCAATCCAACTTCGTGCGGGGTTACTCGAAGATGATGGTGAGGCTCACGCGCAAGGCGGGTTGA
- a CDS encoding type II toxin-antitoxin system VapC family toxin: protein MSDDSRLPQGVRAILEAPDNEICVSAATGWEIAIKRTLGKLSAPPDLVSLIVEEGFRELPISFADGERAGQLPLLHRDPFDRMLIAQSQAHNLTILTRDDDIPRYDVRTYWA from the coding sequence CTGTCAGACGATTCGCGCCTGCCTCAAGGCGTGCGCGCGATCCTCGAGGCGCCGGACAACGAGATCTGCGTCAGCGCGGCCACAGGCTGGGAAATCGCCATCAAAAGAACCTTGGGAAAGCTGAGCGCGCCGCCCGACTTGGTGTCGCTGATTGTTGAAGAGGGCTTTCGAGAACTGCCGATCAGCTTTGCAGACGGAGAGCGGGCCGGCCAGCTTCCCCTGCTCCACCGCGACCCTTTCGACCGGATGCTCATCGCGCAATCACAAGCGCACAACTTGACGATCCTGACGCGCGACGACGATATCCCGCGCTATGACGTTAGGACCTACTGGGCATAG
- a CDS encoding 2Fe-2S iron-sulfur cluster-binding protein yields MAFIRFVQHNGVTQDVPLTEGSNLMELARASSVPGIDGDCGGSCACGTCHVVVDAAWATKLGPCNEDETRMLSMTPDCQPHSRLACQIVATAAMDGLSVQVPEHQF; encoded by the coding sequence ATGGCCTTTATACGATTTGTGCAGCACAACGGCGTCACGCAGGATGTACCGCTGACCGAAGGCAGCAACCTGATGGAACTGGCCCGCGCCAGCAGCGTGCCGGGCATCGACGGTGACTGCGGCGGCAGTTGCGCCTGCGGCACCTGCCACGTGGTGGTTGACGCCGCATGGGCCACCAAACTGGGCCCTTGCAACGAAGACGAGACGCGCATGCTGTCGATGACGCCCGACTGTCAGCCGCACTCGCGCCTGGCCTGCCAGATTGTCGCGACGGCGGCGATGGACGGCCTGAGCGTGCAAGTCCCCGAGCACCAGTTCTGA
- a CDS encoding 2Fe-2S iron-sulfur cluster-binding protein → MIKVTFIEHNGTRRQVEAEAGTSLMEAAVDHLIPGIDGDCGGACACATCHLYIDAAWLDKLPPVSDMEASMLDIAEGDGPGSRLGCQIKLSDALDGIVVTTPDGQH, encoded by the coding sequence GTGATCAAAGTAACCTTTATCGAACATAACGGCACCCGGCGACAGGTCGAAGCTGAAGCGGGCACTTCACTGATGGAGGCCGCAGTCGACCATCTGATCCCGGGAATCGACGGTGACTGCGGCGGCGCTTGTGCCTGCGCCACCTGTCATCTCTACATCGATGCTGCGTGGCTCGACAAGCTGCCGCCGGTCAGTGACATGGAGGCCTCGATGCTCGACATTGCCGAAGGCGATGGGCCGGGTTCGCGCCTCGGCTGCCAAATCAAGCTGAGCGACGCCCTCGACGGCATCGTCGTGACCACGCCGGACGGCCAGCACTGA